CATCGCGGCCCAGACCTTGTCGTAGCTCGTGAAGGCGAAGCCGATGCCGGTGAGCGAGGTCGCCGGCACCAGGGTCGAGACCACGGTGCCCGGGAAGGTCGCGAGTTCGAGCGCCCCCGAGCGGATCTGGGACAGCATGTCCGAATCGCTGCCGAGCTGGTTCGACGGAAACAGGCTGATCTCGACCGCACCGTTCGTCTCCCGGGCGATGGCGGCGATCGCCTCCTTCAGCCGGACGTTGACCGGATGCGGCACCGGCAGGTCGGTGCCGAGCTTGAAGGCGAGCTTGGCGCCTTGCGCCAGGGCCGGACGCGGGACGCCGGCAGCGAGGCCTGCGGCGGCACCGAGGCCGCAGGTCAGCAGGTGTCGCCGGTGGAGACCTGTCCGGCGAAGCCCCCTGGGGCGGAGATCGGTCATGGCGTTTCTCCCTCGGGAATTCCGAAGCCGGCGGCGTTGCCCGCCTTGCCGTTATTGAATTCGGAATTCGAATTTCGAATTCGGTATTGCACGGGCCTCCGGTTTGCGCAACACGTCGGTGACGAGTTTTTGGCGTGAAGGGGGATCCGGCCATGGCCGGCGAGACGGATGACCGCAGCCCGACGCGCCACCGGCTCGTCGAACAGGTCTACGGTGCGATCTTCAGCGAGATCACCGAGGGGCGGCTGGCGCCGAACACGCGGCTGATCCAGGACGAGCTCGCCGATGCCTACGGCGTGTCGCGCCAGCCGGTGCAGCAGGCCCTGCTTCTCCTACGTAACCACGGCATCGTGCGCGATGCGCCGCGCCGCGGGCTGGTGGTGGCGCCGCTCGAAGCTTCGTTCGTGCAGAACCTCTACGAGGTGCGGGGCGTGCTGGAGGGCCTGACGAGCCGGCTCGCCGCCGAGCGCAACCCGGCCCGCGCCGGCCGGGAAGGCCCGCCCCTGGTGGCGGCCGGGCGCGCGGCGGCACAGGGCGGCGCGGTCGCGGAGCTGATCGCCGCCGACATCGCCTTCCACCGCTTCCTCGGCGAGATCGCCGACAACCCGATCATCGTCGAGACCGCGGCGCCGCACTTCAACCACCTGCGGCGGATCATGGGCGAGGTCCTGCGCGAGGACGAGGCGATGCCGGCTCGCATCTGGGACGAGCACGCGGCGATCCTCGACGCGATCGCGGCCGGCGAGGCCGAAAAGGCCGACCGCCTGTCGCGCCAACACATCGCCCGGGCCGCCACGATCTTCGTGGACCGGCTCAAGGCGCAGGAGGATGCCTTCGCCCAGGAGGCGCGGAGCCGGCGGGTCAGGCGGTAGAGCCGGCCGAGCCTTCCTCCCTCACCCCTCGATGATCGACCGGATCTTGGTCGCCAGCCCCTCGACCGGGAACGGCTTGGTGATCATCTGCATCCCCGGGCCGAGATGCCCGTTGCCGAAGGCGGCGTTCTCGGCATAGCCGGTCATGAACAGCACCTTCAGGTTCGGGCGCACCAGCCGGGCCTGGTCGGCGAGCTGGCGGCCATTGAGGCCCGGCAGGCCGACATCGGTGACCAGAAGGTCGATGTGTGAGGCCGATTGCAGCAGGCGCAGGCCCGCCGGCCCGTCGCCGGCCTCGAGCGTGCGGTAGCCGAGCTCGTGCAGCACCTCGATCACCAGGGCCCGCACGGTCGGGTCGTCCTCGACCACCAGGACCGTCTCGCCGCGCTCGGCTCGCGGCGCCTCGCCCCGGATGTCCGAAGAGGCTTCGATCTCGCCGTGGTAGCGCGGCAGGTAGAGCTTGACCGTCGTGCCCTGCCCGGCCTCCGAATAGATCTTGACGTTGCCCTCCGACTGCTTGGCGAAGCCGTAGATCATCGACAGGCCGAGGCCCGTGCCCTGGCCGATGGGCTTGGTGGTGAAGAACGGGTCGAAGGCGCGGGCGATCACGTCCGGCGGCATGCCGGTGCCGGTATCGGTCACGCCGATGCAGACATATTGCCCCGCCCGCACGCCGACCTCCCGGGCCGCATAGGCATCGTCGAGATGGGCGTTGGCGGTCTCGATGGTCAGGCGCCCACCCTCCGGCATCGCGTCGCGGGCATTGATCGCGAGGTTGAGGATCGCGTTCTCGAGCTGGTTGGGGTCGCACAAGGTCAGCCACAGGCCGCCGGCCACCACCACCTCCAGCTGCACCCGCTCGCCGAGCGTGCGGCGCATCAGCTCGTCCATCGAGCTGACCAGCCGGTTGGCGTCGACGGGCCGCGATTCGAGCGGCTGACGGCGCGAGAAGGCGAGCAGGCGATGGGTGAGCGCCGCGGCGCGCTGGGCCGAGGCCATGGCGAGGCCGGCATAGCGGGTCAGGTTCTCGGTCCGGCCCTCGTTGATGCGGGTCTGCATCAGGTCGAGCGAGCCGACGATGCCGGTGAGCAGGTTGTTGAAGTCGTGGGCAATGCCCCCGGTGAGTTGCCCCACCGCCTCCATCTTCTGCGACTGGCGCAGCTGCTCCTCGGCCCGCTCGCGCTCGGCCACCGCCTCGCGCACCCGTGCCTCCAGGGTGTCGTTGAGCTCGCGAAGGGCCACCTCGGCCTGTTTCGACTCGGTGATGTCGTAGATCACTCCGACATGGCGCAGGCCCGAGGTCTCGGTGTCGCGGATCGCCTCGCCGCGGCGGGCGAGCCAGCGCACCTCGCCGGTATCGGCCAGCCGCACCCGGGTCTCGACCGGCGGTAATTCGCCCTCGTGGCGCTGGTCGGGCGCCAGCAGCGGCGGGTCGCCCTCGACCACCAGCGCGTTGACGGCACTCGCCGCCACGGTGCGGGCCGGCACCAGGCCGAGCAGGCTGCAGAATTGCGGCGAGGCCGCCACGGTGGCGAAGCCCGGCACGTGCTCGAAGGCGCCGACGCGGCCCGCCGACTGGGCGATGCGCAGGCGCTCCTCGACCCGTTTCTGCTCGGTCACCTCGACCAGCACGCCGGTGAAGCGGGCCGGCCGCTCGTCGGCGCCGAAATGGCAGCGGCCGCGGGCATGGACCCAGCGCACCGAGCCGTCCGGCGCGAGCAGGCGGTATTCCTTGTCGAACACCTCGGCCCCGCCGAGGATGCCGCTCACCGCAAGCCGCACCCGCAGGCGGTCGAGGGGATGGATGCCGGAGAAGAACGCGCTCACCGGCAGCGGGCCGGGATCGAGCGGCAGGGTACCGGGCCGCGGCGCGGGAGAAAGCCCGGTGAGCGCGGCGAAGCGCCCGTCGACATGCAGGCGCTTGGCCTGGATGTCCCAGTCCCAGGTGCCGGCGATGCCGGCCGAGGAGAGGGTCAGGGAGAGCTGGCGCTGCGCTTCCGTCAAGCGCCGCTCGATGTCGGCGAGCCGCGTGCGCCCGGCCTCCGCCTCGTGGACATGCGACATGTCCACCTGCGAGGCGAAGAAGTTGACGAGGCGGCCGGCTTCGTCGTGGATCGGGCAGACGAGCAGCTGGTTCCAGAACCGGCTGCCGTCGCGGCGGTAGTTCAGGATCGTGACGCGGACCACGCGCTGCTCGCGCAGGCCCTCGCGGATCGCCGCCATCGCCCCCGGATCGGTCTCGGGCCCCTGCAGGAAGCGACAGTTGCGCCCCAGCACCTCGCGGGATTCGTAGCCGGTGAGCGTCAGGAAGGCCTGGTTGGCGAAGACGACCGGGTTGTCGGGCAGGCGGGGGTCGCTGATGAGCATCGGCTGGCGCGAATGCTCCAGGGCGGTCAGGAGCGGTCCGGCCCGTGTCCGGGCCGCCACGATGGCCGCGGCGAGCAAATCGCCGGTGCCGGTGCCGCCGGGCGCGCTCACGCTGCGTCTCCCGGATGGAGCCCGGCCATCACGCGTCCAGGTCGCCGAGGGCGCGGGCGATGAACTCGTCCACCAGGAGCCGCAGGTTCTCCAGCGACGGCAGGTCCATCAGCATCGCCAGGTAACCGCGGATGTCGCGCTCGCTCACCGAGAAGTCGATGTAGAGGAACAGCACCAGGGATTCCGCGCCCGCCGCCTCGCCGCCTTGCGTCTCGAAGATCCGCGGGCCGTCCCCGCGCAGGATGCCGGGCAGCGACATGGTCAGCGTGCGCTGGAGCATGTTCGCCATGGTGGCGAGGCAGCCGTTGAGGATGATGTTGCCGGTCTCGGCCAGGGCCTCGTCCTCGAGCGCCGCGACCTCCTCGGGCGACAGTTCCTCGCCGGCGACGGCCCGGACCAGTTCGCGGCCGTTCTCCTGCGGGAAGATCAGCAGGGCACGGCCCGCAAAGGCGCCCTCGAAATCCTGATGGACCACCACCAGCGGCGCCGCCTCGCGCTCGCCGATCAGACGCGCGGCGGACTGGCGCGAGACGATCTCGACGGAGGGCACCGAGAGCAGCACCTGGGTGCCGATCATCTGGCGCAGGCTCGCGGCGGCGCGGCTCACCCCGATATTGACGAGTTCGGTGAAGGCGTCCTGCTGCAGCTCGGTCAGGCCGACCGTCGCCCCGTCCTCCATGGCATCCCCGCTCATGCCGGGCCGCCCCGGCGCAGGCGTAAGGCGGCGCCCGAGAGGAACCCCGCCAGCGCGTCGCCGGTGAGGGGCTTGGCCAGGAAGGTCGCCTGGAGCTCGCGGGCGCGGGCGATCACCTCGTCCTGGATGTTGGCCGAGATCACGGCGATCGGCATCCCCGGCCGCCCGGCGCGCAGCTCTGCCGCGAGGGCGAGACCGTCCTTGCCCGGCATGTTGAAGTCGAGGAGCGCCACGTCGACCGACCCGTCGGCCACGACGCCCAGGGCCTCCTCGGCATGGGCCGCCTCGCGCACCGCCCAATCGGGCCTCGCCTGCCGCAGCAACCGTACGGCGACGGCCCGCGCAAGCTTGCTGTCGTCCACCACCAGGACGGTGACGGGCGCGGGGGCGGCCGGGATTTGCGGCGTCGAAGGCTGCGACATGGGCGGCATCTAGGCTGTTTCTGACGAAAGGGAAATGGCTCGCGCCGGAACTCTCGGGGTCGTGACGGCGGATGCGGGACGCGGGCGCACGACCATGCCATAGCCGAAAACTGGTATTGTCGCGCTCGGTTTTTCCGCCGGGCCCGCCATGGCTCAGGAATCAGCCGGCGGCACCAGCAGCGGCGCGAGCCAGCGGGCCGCGAAGGGGTCGCCGCAAGGGCCGTGGAGCGGCGGGCGCAGCCGGAGCAGCACCTGGACCACGGCCGTGTGCAGGCCGGTGCAGGCGCTCCAGTCGACGCCGCCCCCCGGATGGGCGAGGAGCAGGGCGGCGAGGGTCTCGGCTTCCTCCACCGGGCAGGCGCCTTCGAGGCGGATCAGGTCACCGTCGCGGCGCACGCTCATGGTGTCCTCTCCTCTCGCCCGTCATCGATCGGGGTGTCGGGCACAGTTTCAAGAAGGGTTTCAGGCAGGGTCTCAGGATCGAGCACCAGCAGTACCCGCCCGTCGCCGGTGAGCGTGGTGCCGGCGAGGCCCGGCAGGGCGGCGAGGCTCGGCAGCGGCCGCACCAGCCCGTCGAGGCGACCGGCGAAACGCTCGACCTCGACGGCGACGCGCTCGTCGCCGAGCCGCAGCACCGCCAGGTGGGCCTCGGAAGGTGCCGCCTCGCGAGGCAGGCCGAGCAGGTCGGCGAGGTGCAATATCGGCACCGTCCGGTCGCGCAAGGCGGTGACGGCGCCGAGGCCGTGGTCGCGGATGCGCTCCCGCGGGACCCGGGCGACCTCGTCCACCGCCTCCATCGGCAGGCCGTAGAGCTCCGGCCCGATCCCGACGAGCAGCAGCCGGGCGAGGGACTGCGCCCGGGGCAGCGCGAGGCGAACCGTGGTGCCCTCCCCGGGCCGGCTCTCGACGGTGCAGGCTCCGCCGAGGCGCGACACCGCCTCCCGGACAGCATCCATGCCGACGCCGCGGCCGGAAACGGCGCCGATCGCCGCCGCGGTCGAGAAGCCCGGGGCGAAGATCAGGTCGATCACCCCGGCCTCGTCGAGGGCCGCAAGCGCGTCGGGCGTCCTCAGCCCGCGCTCGGCGGCGCGGGCGCGGATGAGGGCGGAGTCGAGGCCGCGCCCATCATCCGAGACCGAGACGACGACCCGCTCGCCCCGGCTCTCGGCCCGCAGGCGGATCCGGCCGGCGGCGGGCTTTCCGGTGCGAGCCCGCGCCTCGGGCGCTTCGATGCCGTGGTCGACGGCGTTGCGCAGGAGATGCAGCAGCGGCTCGAACAGCCCCTCGGCCACGTCCCGGTCGACCTCCGTCGCCTCGCCCTCCAGGCTCAAGCCCACCTCCTTGCCGAGCCCGCGGGCGAGGTCGCGCAGAGGCCGCGGGAAGCGGCGGAAGACCCGGCCGAGGGGCTGGAGCCGCAACGCCACCGCCTCGCGGTGCAGTTCGGCCGAGAGCCGCCCGATGCGCTCGTCGCCGGCGCGTAACGAGGGGAGAAGTGCTGCGAGGTCGGCACCCGCCGCTGCCTCCGAAACGACCTTGGCGACGACCGCGCCGAGGGCCGCCCGGGCGGTGGCGAGGTCGTCGGCAAGCGCCACCAGGGCGTCGATCCGGCCGGCATCGACCCGCAGGGTCCGGGAGGCCGGTTCGGGAGAGAGCGGATCGGGATCGGGAACCGGCTCGCTCCCGGGCATTGCCGCGGGCGGCGCCAGGGTTGCCACGGTGA
This sequence is a window from Methylobacterium sp. SyP6R. Protein-coding genes within it:
- a CDS encoding GntR family transcriptional regulator; this translates as MKGDPAMAGETDDRSPTRHRLVEQVYGAIFSEITEGRLAPNTRLIQDELADAYGVSRQPVQQALLLLRNHGIVRDAPRRGLVVAPLEASFVQNLYEVRGVLEGLTSRLAAERNPARAGREGPPLVAAGRAAAQGGAVAELIAADIAFHRFLGEIADNPIIVETAAPHFNHLRRIMGEVLREDEAMPARIWDEHAAILDAIAAGEAEKADRLSRQHIARAATIFVDRLKAQEDAFAQEARSRRVRR
- a CDS encoding chemotaxis protein CheX, with amino-acid sequence MSGDAMEDGATVGLTELQQDAFTELVNIGVSRAAASLRQMIGTQVLLSVPSVEIVSRQSAARLIGEREAAPLVVVHQDFEGAFAGRALLIFPQENGRELVRAVAGEELSPEEVAALEDEALAETGNIILNGCLATMANMLQRTLTMSLPGILRGDGPRIFETQGGEAAGAESLVLFLYIDFSVSERDIRGYLAMLMDLPSLENLRLLVDEFIARALGDLDA
- a CDS encoding PAS domain S-box protein translates to MSAPGGTGTGDLLAAAIVAARTRAGPLLTALEHSRQPMLISDPRLPDNPVVFANQAFLTLTGYESREVLGRNCRFLQGPETDPGAMAAIREGLREQRVVRVTILNYRRDGSRFWNQLLVCPIHDEAGRLVNFFASQVDMSHVHEAEAGRTRLADIERRLTEAQRQLSLTLSSAGIAGTWDWDIQAKRLHVDGRFAALTGLSPAPRPGTLPLDPGPLPVSAFFSGIHPLDRLRVRLAVSGILGGAEVFDKEYRLLAPDGSVRWVHARGRCHFGADERPARFTGVLVEVTEQKRVEERLRIAQSAGRVGAFEHVPGFATVAASPQFCSLLGLVPARTVAASAVNALVVEGDPPLLAPDQRHEGELPPVETRVRLADTGEVRWLARRGEAIRDTETSGLRHVGVIYDITESKQAEVALRELNDTLEARVREAVAERERAEEQLRQSQKMEAVGQLTGGIAHDFNNLLTGIVGSLDLMQTRINEGRTENLTRYAGLAMASAQRAAALTHRLLAFSRRQPLESRPVDANRLVSSMDELMRRTLGERVQLEVVVAGGLWLTLCDPNQLENAILNLAINARDAMPEGGRLTIETANAHLDDAYAAREVGVRAGQYVCIGVTDTGTGMPPDVIARAFDPFFTTKPIGQGTGLGLSMIYGFAKQSEGNVKIYSEAGQGTTVKLYLPRYHGEIEASSDIRGEAPRAERGETVLVVEDDPTVRALVIEVLHELGYRTLEAGDGPAGLRLLQSASHIDLLVTDVGLPGLNGRQLADQARLVRPNLKVLFMTGYAENAAFGNGHLGPGMQMITKPFPVEGLATKIRSIIEG
- a CDS encoding response regulator transcription factor, whose product is MSQPSTPQIPAAPAPVTVLVVDDSKLARAVAVRLLRQARPDWAVREAAHAEEALGVVADGSVDVALLDFNMPGKDGLALAAELRAGRPGMPIAVISANIQDEVIARARELQATFLAKPLTGDALAGFLSGAALRLRRGGPA
- a CDS encoding chemotaxis protein CheA; this encodes MTDATSTDDLVADFVAEARELIQAAAEDLLALDGAPDPAAVLNRIFRAFHTLKGSAALFDWPDMLAVLHAAEDGLDAARAGRHAAGPDLVDLSLAALDATARWTEAIAATGSAPAGTEAEAARLVERYRSLLAPVPAEPASVPAGPVPDWAAGLLATLHERPDGPVTALRYVPRADCFFAGDDPLGLVRRLPRLLALDLAPAMPWPSGQVVDAFACNLAVTLLTADPAAEVEAVFRLVRDQVTVATLAPPAAMPGSEPVPDPDPLSPEPASRTLRVDAGRIDALVALADDLATARAALGAVVAKVVSEAAAGADLAALLPSLRAGDERIGRLSAELHREAVALRLQPLGRVFRRFPRPLRDLARGLGKEVGLSLEGEATEVDRDVAEGLFEPLLHLLRNAVDHGIEAPEARARTGKPAAGRIRLRAESRGERVVVSVSDDGRGLDSALIRARAAERGLRTPDALAALDEAGVIDLIFAPGFSTAAAIGAVSGRGVGMDAVREAVSRLGGACTVESRPGEGTTVRLALPRAQSLARLLLVGIGPELYGLPMEAVDEVARVPRERIRDHGLGAVTALRDRTVPILHLADLLGLPREAAPSEAHLAVLRLGDERVAVEVERFAGRLDGLVRPLPSLAALPGLAGTTLTGDGRVLLVLDPETLPETLLETVPDTPIDDGREERTP